GCGCTCCGTTGGCAAAGTCACCAAACTGAGCTTCCCAGATTACCAATGCATTCGGCGTAGTGGTTGAGTAACCATATTCGAAGCCCAGTACCGCTTCCTCAGAGAGGAAGGAGTCATAGATATCAAAGGCTGGCTGCCCATCTGCAAGATTCTGCAGTGGAGTATAAGTGGAAGCATCCTTCTGGTTATGGATCACCGCATGGCGGTGAGAGAAGGTTCCACGCCCCACATCCTGACCGGTAAGGCGAATTGGATAGCCCTCAGCCAGCAGTGTTGCATAGGCCATGGTCTCTGCGAAGCCCCAGTTGATCTCCATGGCGCCGGCGGCCATTTTCTTGCGGTCTTCGTAAATCTTCTGTACCTGACGCTGAACCGCCACCCCTTCCGGGAACTCACAGGTTTTATTGGCCAGCTCTTTCAACAGCTTGGCATCCACCCGCGTGTCACATTCGAAAGACCACTGATGGCCCAGGTAGGGGCGCCAGTCAACGAACAGCTCAGAGTTAGGCTGCAGCACCAGAGACTTGGCCACATGCTCACCGTTTTCCAGTGCCTTGCGGTAATCCTGATCCAGCGCCTTGGATTCTTCAGCCGAGATAACACCCTCTTCGACGAGGCGAGCACCATACAGCTCTCGGGTTGTCTTTTGGGACTTGATTTTACTGTACATCAGCGGTTGAGTACCTGAAGGCTCATCCGCTTCGTTATGGCCGCGACGGCGATAGCACACCAGGTCGATAACCACATCCTTGTTGAATTCGTTACGATAGTCCAGTGCCAGCTGAGTCACAAAGCGGACGGCTTCGGGATCATCTCCGTTCACATGGAAAATTGGAGACTGCACCATTTTGGCCACATCTGTACAATACTCAGTGGAACGCGCATCTTCCTTCTTGGAAGTGGTGAAGCCCACCTGGTTGTTGATCACGATATGGACGGTGCCACCGGTCTTGTAGGCACGGGTTTGAGACATCTGGAATGTCTCCATCACCACACCCTGACCTGCGAAGGCGGCATCACCATGGATGGCAACCGGGATTACAGTATTGCCAACCGGATCATTACGACGGTCCTGACGCGCACGCACGGAGCCCTCAACCACCGGAGACACGATCTCAAGGTGAGACGGGTTGAACGCCATGGCGATGTGAACTTCTCCGCCCGGTGTCATCACATTGGATGAAAAGCCCTGATGGTATTTCACGTCACCAGAGGTTTCGATTACGCGCTTGCCTTCGAACTCGCCGAACAGATCCTGCGGATTCTTGCCAAACAGATTGACCAGCACATTGAGACGACCGCGGTGTGCCATGCCGATTACCAGTTCCTTGGCACCGTCACGACCGGCACGCTGAACCAGCTCATCAAGGCACGGAATCAGGCTCTCGCCACCTTCAAGTCCAAAGCGCTTGGCACCGGCATAGCGTGAGCCGAGATATTTCTCGAGGCCCTCAGCCGCGACCAGGCGCTCCAGAATGTGCTTGCGCTCATCATTGGTCAGCACAGGATGGCTGCGCACAGGCTCCATGCGTGACTGAATCCAGCGCTTTTCCTGTGTATCGACGATGTGCATATACTCAACGCCGACGGTAGTGCAGTAGGTTTTCTTGAGATCAGCCAGGATTTCTTTCAGCGTGCTCTCTTCGGGACCGAAAAACAGTGAACCCAGCTGAAAGCGGGTATCGAAGTCAGCTTCTGAAAGCTCATGAAAGCGCGGATCAAGGTCAGGCACCTGCTCACGCTGCATCAGGTTCAGTGGATCAATATCAGCGTGCTGGTGTCCACGCACGCGATAGGCATTGATCATCCGCAGAACGCGAACCTGTTTCTTTTCATGCTCAGAGCTGACACTGCTGCCGGATACCGGCATGGCGCGCTTTTGATTCTTGGAGAGGAGAAGGAAGTGTTCCCGGATGGTGGAGTGAGGCACATCCTGCGTGATGTTATCACCAACCTTGGGGAGTCGATCGAACTCTTCACGCCATTCTTGTGGAACGGCATTCGGGTCCATCAGGTACGTTTCGTATAGTTGTTCGACATATGAAAGGCTGCCCCCATAGAGATGGGCATTCTTCCACATCTGCTCCATTATGCCATCTTGCATTATCATCTCACCCTGGCTCTGAGAGGGCACTGTAGCGATCAGGCTGCACTATTTCCTGACCCAACAGCCCGTTAACCCTCTGCTGATTACCGTTTTTTGTATCGTCCCGCAGCAACGACGGATCGCGTGCGGCCGCGGTCGATAATTCTACGCTTTTTATTGCGGCCTTAACACCGCTAGCAGGCGAGGATTCTATAAAATTATGCCACATGGATGACATAGGCCTTTTGGCTATGACGCCCGAACCCTCCTGCCTGAGAACCAAAAAAAACGGCATCAAAGATGCCGTTTTTTTATACCCGAGAAAAATCAGGTTGCTTGCTGAATCAGCATGTTGCGAATT
This DNA window, taken from Marinobacterium iners, encodes the following:
- a CDS encoding 2-oxoglutarate dehydrogenase E1 component; protein product: MQDGIMEQMWKNAHLYGGSLSYVEQLYETYLMDPNAVPQEWREEFDRLPKVGDNITQDVPHSTIREHFLLLSKNQKRAMPVSGSSVSSEHEKKQVRVLRMINAYRVRGHQHADIDPLNLMQREQVPDLDPRFHELSEADFDTRFQLGSLFFGPEESTLKEILADLKKTYCTTVGVEYMHIVDTQEKRWIQSRMEPVRSHPVLTNDERKHILERLVAAEGLEKYLGSRYAGAKRFGLEGGESLIPCLDELVQRAGRDGAKELVIGMAHRGRLNVLVNLFGKNPQDLFGEFEGKRVIETSGDVKYHQGFSSNVMTPGGEVHIAMAFNPSHLEIVSPVVEGSVRARQDRRNDPVGNTVIPVAIHGDAAFAGQGVVMETFQMSQTRAYKTGGTVHIVINNQVGFTTSKKEDARSTEYCTDVAKMVQSPIFHVNGDDPEAVRFVTQLALDYRNEFNKDVVIDLVCYRRRGHNEADEPSGTQPLMYSKIKSQKTTRELYGARLVEEGVISAEESKALDQDYRKALENGEHVAKSLVLQPNSELFVDWRPYLGHQWSFECDTRVDAKLLKELANKTCEFPEGVAVQRQVQKIYEDRKKMAAGAMEINWGFAETMAYATLLAEGYPIRLTGQDVGRGTFSHRHAVIHNQKDASTYTPLQNLADGQPAFDIYDSFLSEEAVLGFEYGYSTTTPNALVIWEAQFGDFANGAQVVIDQFITSGEHKWGRLCGLTMLLPHGFEGQGPEHSSARLERFLQMCAEHNIQVCVPSTPAQIFHLLRRQVVRPLRKPLVVMSPKSLLRHKQAICSLEDLSEGTFQPVIPEVDQLNPKKVKRVVMCSGKVYYDLYNRRAELEKDDVAIVRIEQLYPFPEQGLKDAIADYTNLESVVWCQEEPMNQGAWYCSQHHMRNVMQQHDPKLHLVGVGRPHAAAPAVGYISVHLEQQEQLVNEAING